CGCCAAAGAAGTTCTCGAGGTTGCAGAGCAGTTTCTGCCCGAGGGATATGAACTTCTTAAGGCGCTGCAGACTCAATGAAGTTTGGTCTTTCCGACGAGCATTGGAAGTTAGTCCTGGACCTGGCGGTAAACCCACTGAAATCGAAGGGTGCCCAAGTGTGGGTATTTGGCTCTCGGGCGAGGGGCGACCATGTGCGGTTTTCCGATTTGGACATCCTCTTTGCTGCCGAAGATGGTGAATCCTTTACTCTCGGCGAAATTGGATCAATTAAAGAGGCTTTAGAGGAGTCTGACCTTCCTGTTCGAGTGGACTTGGTAGATGACCGAGTCCTAGCGAAGGACTATCGAGAAGGTGTTGAGCGGGACCGAATCGAAATCTGATCCACCCAGTCCTTATTGGCAATTGTGATCAAGCCTGTAAAGCTAAGAGAGTCTCGGTCGTCAATATCCAAAATTGTTTCCCCTCTGGAATCTCAGCCTGCGCTTTCGACAGGCGCTTGAGTCCAAATCCTTTACCATACTTGGTAGATAAACTAAGATGGATTAATGAAGTCTAAATTGGTCGGGATAGTCGGAATTTCGCTGGTGCTTTTTTTTGGTCTTTGGGGTTTCTGGTATGAGCCGGGCCATGGGCATCACATCAAAACCTATTCCATCGATGTGGAGCCTTGGATTGGCCGCAGTTACAGAGTGGCCGTTCTGGCAGATCTTCATGTGGGATCTCCCTATAATGGACTGGCTAAACTTGAGGAGATTGTTTCTGCCACGAATGAATCTCAGCCAGATCTGATTCTTATTGCCGGAGATTTTGTTATTCATGGTGTTGTAGGGGGCACGTATGTAGCTCCTCAGGAGATGGTGCCACAGTTGTCTCGGTTGAGAGCCAAAGACGGAGTTTTTGCCGTATTGGGTAACCATGATCATTGGTTGGATGCCGGGGAGGTGACCCGGGCCCTTGAGGAAGCGGGAATTCCCGTATTGACTAATCGAGCGGTTTTTATGGGGCAGTATTGGCTCGTGGGAATTGATGATGAGATGGCTGGGAGTCCAGATATCATTGGTGCCTTTCAGAAAGTGACAGGTGACGAGCCAGTCCTACTGTTTACGCACAACCCAGATATTTTTCCTATGGTACCGGATAAAGTATCTTTGACTATTGCTGGGCATACCCACGGGGGCCAGGTTTACCTTCCCATCATTGGGCGACCGATTGTTCCGTCAAAATTTGGCGAGCGCTTTGCCATTGGGCATATCAAAGAGGGCGACAAGCAGATGTTTGTTAATCCTGGGACAGGGACTAGCATTATTCCCGTCAGGTTTTTGGTGCCGCCGGAGATCTCCATTGTCGAGATTCACTAGTGGTATTCTGGGAGATCAAAAAGCAGGGGGCCGATGGTCCGAATCTCGACCCTGAAAAGCCTAGGATCCATTTCACAGTGATGAGGGGGCTGTCCCTCTCCTTGCAATCACGGGAGATCGAAGGGAGCGGTTGAGTGAAATGGCCGAGTCCCTGTCTAAGCTTCGGGCTATATTGCTGATTTTACGAAGAATATAGTTGTTGTGGTGCCCGGTAGGTAGGGTATAATTAGGGTATACCTATGTTATAACATACCGGAGATGAGGAATGAAGACTTTGCCGTTGAGGAAGATTGGCAACTCTCAAGGAGTTATATTGGAGAAAACCATACTGGAACTTGTAGGAGCAGATGATCAGAACGCGGTTTTTGCTCTGAACATTGAAAATGGTGAAATTCGCTTGCGGCCGCTCACTCGCGCTGAGCAAAAGGAAATGATTAAGAAGGCCGCCAAGAAGGTCACCAAGGACCAAGCTCGAATCTTGAAGAAGCTTTCTGAGTAATCATGGCAGCGAAGGTGATCGGTTACATTTATCTCGATGAAGATGACGTCCGGGAAATCCACCAGGAGCAATTGGCTCATTTTGGTGGACAGCCTGGTGTCCGCAACCAGGAAGGTCTGGCAAGTGCGGTAAGTCAACCCCAAGCAACATTTGGGGGTGAGGACCTTTACCCAGATGCATTTACAAAAGCGGCAATTCTGGCATATTGTATTGCCGAAAATCAGGTTTTCGTCGATGGCAATAAGCGAACTGGGCTTGTCGCCGCATTGACCTTTTTGAGTGTAAATGGCCACGAGATTCCGTCCGCAGAAGATCGCCTTTATGATGCCATGATAGCCATTGCCAAAAAAGAAATGAGCAAGGATGAGTTGGCCGAGCTTTTTCGTACCTTGGCAGGTGAATTCAAATCCAAAGAGTGACCCCTTACTGATCGATACATCTGGGTTTTCGCTCATCGGGAATTGATGGCGATGGGGCGGGGACTAGACCTGGGCTTCTAGGGATCCCAAGCACTCCGCAACGGCATCACGCAGGTCCTCAAAGCCAAAGGGCTTTGGGAGGAACTTCCGCACACCTACGTCGTTTTCAAAGCTGCACTTGATCAGCTCTCCGTATCCAGAGGCCAAAATAACTGGGAGACTCGGGCGAAGGGACTGGATCTGGCTGATGATCTGTTTGCCGGTCATAAGGGGCATGGCATGATCCGTGATCACCAGATCAAAGGTGTCAGGCTCATTATGAAGTTTTTCTGAGGCCTCCATACCATTGTTGATCACCGTCACTTCATAGCCCAGACTTACGAGATTCATTTGGTAGAGTTCAGCCAAATGGGGTTCGTCTTCGACCACAAGTATATGTCCGTGCCTGGAGCTGGGCGGAGTTTCGGATCTAGAGACGTTGCGATCAGGTAGACACTCATCCGTTGTTGGCAGGCAAATTGTGACGAGAGTTCCTTGGTTGGTTTTACTTTTTAGACTGATCGTGCCACCGAGGTTTTTGACGATATTGTGAACCACAGAAAGGCCAAGGCCTGTTCCTTTGCCAACTTCCTTGGTCGTAAAAAAGGGATCGAACACCTTGTCCTGGAGGTTTTCGGGGATTCCCAATCCATTATCCCTTATGGTCAGTTTCACTGAGGGTGTCGAGCCAGAAAGGTGAGGAGAGTCCAAAGAGTCTCTCTCCAGACCAATCTCGATCACCCCTCCGCGTTCCTCCATCGACTGACATGAGTTGCTGCACACGTTGAAAATGATTTGGTGAATTTGCGTTGGGTCGGACAGGACGCGCAATCCCCCGTCTTCGAGCTTCGAGCGGATTTCTATGTGGTGAGGAGTTGTCGCCTTAAGGGTGTTGACTGCGGACTTGACCGCCTCAGCGAGAACAAGGGGTTCGCGCTTGCCCGATTCCTTGCGGCTGAAAGTTAATATTTGATCGATCAGGCGTTTGCCCCGTTCCTGAGCTTCGAGAATATAATCAATCGACCTGGCGATTTCGCTTTGAGACGAGTCCCCAACTTTGTCTCTGATGTTTTCAGAAAAACCTCTGATGATGGCCAGAATATTATTAAAGTCGTGGGCGATACCTCCGGCCAAGGTTCCCAGAGCTTCCATTTTCTGCGACTGGCGTAGTTGAAGTTCTAGTTTCTTTTTCTCATTAATGTCCTGAATGGTCCCCATCATTTGCAGGGGCATTTGATCTTCATTCCGCAGGACGGTCCCCTGGGCCCTGGTGTAGATCATCTCGCCATTGCTTTTGATGACGCGAAACTCAATGTCGTAGGGCGAGTCTTTAGCTACAGTTTCTTCAACGGCAGCCACCACCATCTCCCGATCCTCTGGGTGCACACGTTCTAAAAAGCCCTCAAAGGAAGGGGTGAACTCAGATTCAGAGACGCCGAAGAGTTCATAGGTCCCTGATGACCAAAACAAATCACTGTTTTGAATGTTCCAGTACCAGTGGCCCATTCTGGTGAGGGCCTCGACTCTTTTCAAGATAGCTTCACTTTTGCGAATGCGACCGGCTGAAGCCTCAGCCAAACTCATGTCTCGGGCCACGGCAAACACCAGTTTGGATTTGAGATCAGGTACGGCCGTCCAGGCCAACCATTTGTATTCGCCATTTTTGCACAACAGACGGTTTTCAAGGTACTCCACATTTTGCTCGGACCGGAGTTTCTGTTCTGCCTCCAATGTCGATTCCATATCGTCCGGGTGGAGAAGCTCCATGTAGGGAATTTTCAGAAGCTCCTCTCGGGAATACCCCAGA
This is a stretch of genomic DNA from Pseudobdellovibrionaceae bacterium. It encodes these proteins:
- a CDS encoding nucleotidyltransferase domain-containing protein translates to MKFGLSDEHWKLVLDLAVNPLKSKGAQVWVFGSRARGDHVRFSDLDILFAAEDGESFTLGEIGSIKEALEESDLPVRVDLVDDRVLAKDYREGVERDRIEI
- a CDS encoding metallophosphoesterase, translated to MKSKLVGIVGISLVLFFGLWGFWYEPGHGHHIKTYSIDVEPWIGRSYRVAVLADLHVGSPYNGLAKLEEIVSATNESQPDLILIAGDFVIHGVVGGTYVAPQEMVPQLSRLRAKDGVFAVLGNHDHWLDAGEVTRALEEAGIPVLTNRAVFMGQYWLVGIDDEMAGSPDIIGAFQKVTGDEPVLLFTHNPDIFPMVPDKVSLTIAGHTHGGQVYLPIIGRPIVPSKFGERFAIGHIKEGDKQMFVNPGTGTSIIPVRFLVPPEISIVEIH
- a CDS encoding type II toxin-antitoxin system death-on-curing family toxin; its protein translation is MIGYIYLDEDDVREIHQEQLAHFGGQPGVRNQEGLASAVSQPQATFGGEDLYPDAFTKAAILAYCIAENQVFVDGNKRTGLVAALTFLSVNGHEIPSAEDRLYDAMIAIAKKEMSKDELAELFRTLAGEFKSKE
- a CDS encoding PAS domain-containing protein is translated as MPTDSRDLDINIFRLFEESIDLLCVADVGGFLRQFNPAFERALGYSREELLKIPYMELLHPDDMESTLEAEQKLRSEQNVEYLENRLLCKNGEYKWLAWTAVPDLKSKLVFAVARDMSLAEASAGRIRKSEAILKRVEALTRMGHWYWNIQNSDLFWSSGTYELFGVSESEFTPSFEGFLERVHPEDREMVVAAVEETVAKDSPYDIEFRVIKSNGEMIYTRAQGTVLRNEDQMPLQMMGTIQDINEKKKLELQLRQSQKMEALGTLAGGIAHDFNNILAIIRGFSENIRDKVGDSSQSEIARSIDYILEAQERGKRLIDQILTFSRKESGKREPLVLAEAVKSAVNTLKATTPHHIEIRSKLEDGGLRVLSDPTQIHQIIFNVCSNSCQSMEERGGVIEIGLERDSLDSPHLSGSTPSVKLTIRDNGLGIPENLQDKVFDPFFTTKEVGKGTGLGLSVVHNIVKNLGGTISLKSKTNQGTLVTICLPTTDECLPDRNVSRSETPPSSRHGHILVVEDEPHLAELYQMNLVSLGYEVTVINNGMEASEKLHNEPDTFDLVITDHAMPLMTGKQIISQIQSLRPSLPVILASGYGELIKCSFENDVGVRKFLPKPFGFEDLRDAVAECLGSLEAQV